From Medicago truncatula cultivar Jemalong A17 chromosome 7, MtrunA17r5.0-ANR, whole genome shotgun sequence, a single genomic window includes:
- the LOC25499185 gene encoding beta-carotene isomerase D27, chloroplastic-like — protein sequence METNVFRQNRISTLTSTTHYNLIKHPPSIVSVLRKPSNHDITEETAKSVYKDNWFDLIAINHLSKTVQAATGLRNNKSGYESLVEAATMAKQKFNAIQQQEVTIQALDKLFPQFVFALIKKQPLPPKFTREFFALITTMFFTWLLGPSEVRESEINGRIERNAVYIKKCRFLEETNCVGMCVNMCKLPTQSFIKNTLGMPVNMVPNFDDMSCEMIFGQDPPASIDDPSLKQPCYKQCKVYRSHGADCL from the exons ATGGAAACTAATGTTTTCAGGCAGAACAGAATTTCAACACTAACTTCAACAACTCACTACAACCTCATCAAACATCCACCTTCTATAGTTTCTGTGCTCAGAAAGCCTTCAAATCATGACATTACAGAAGAAACAGCAAAAAGTGTCTACAAAGATAACTGGTTTGATCTGATAGCAATAAACCATTTATCAAAAACAGTTCAAGCTGCCACAG GACTCAGAAACAATAAGAGTGGCTATGAGAGCCTTGTTGAGGCAGCTACTATGGCAAAACAGAAATTTAATGCTATTCAACAACAAGAGGTTACCATTCAAGCGCTTGATAAACTCTTCCCACAGTTTGTATTTGCATTG ATAAAGAAGCAGCCACTACCACCTAAATTCACAAGGGAATTTTTTGCACTTATCACCACTATGTTCTTTACTTGGTTACTTGGGCCCTCCGAG GTAAGAGAATCTGAGATCAATGGGAGAATAGAAAGAAATGCAGTCTACATAAAAAAATGcag GTTTTTGGAGGAGACAAATTGTGTAGGGATGTGCGTTAATATGTGCAAACTTCCAACTCAATCGTTTATAAAGAACACCCTGGGTATGCCAGTCAACATGGTACCAA ATTTTGATGACATGAGTTGTGAGATGATATTTGGGCAGGATCCTCCAGCATCAATTGATGATCCATCACTGAAGCAACCATGCTATAAACAAT GCAAGGTATATAGAAGTCATGGAGCAGACTGCCTCTAG
- the LOC25499186 gene encoding uncharacterized protein, translating to MAVAASSTFSSSLSTVCTLQNRHASQPTTFLGIPLCQKTFLSNKKSPHKFLTVAVTKGSAESSKSDEKIPSWAKPDSEEPPPWAQNEAQNKPSSSEQQGFVIPFYVYLLASAITAIAAIGSIFEYVNQKPVFGVLSSDSVFYAPLLGFFAFTGVPTSAFLWFKSVQAANKEAEEQDKRDGY from the exons ATGGCAGTAGCAGCAAGTTCTACCTTCTCATCCTCACTATCAACGGTATGTACCTTACAAAACCGCCATGCATCACAACCCACAACCTTTTTAGGCATTCCCCTATGTCAGAAAACGTTCCTCAGTAACAAAAAATCACCACACAAGTTTTTAACAGTGGCAGTGACCAAAGGCTCAGCAGAGTCAAGTAAATCCGATGAAAAAATCCCTTCATGGGCTAAGCCTGACTCAGAAGAACCTCCTCCATGGGCTCAAAATGAAGCCCAAAACAAACCCTCTTCTTCTGAACAACAAGGATTTGTTATTCCgttttatgtttatttactTGCCTCTGCTATCACTGCAATTGCCGCT ATAGGTTCGATATTTGAGTATGTGAATCAAAAGCCAGTGTTTGGAGTTTTGAGCTCTGATAGTGTTTTCTATGCTCCTTTGCTTGGTTTTTTCGCCTTCACCGGCGTTCCAACTTCG GCTTTCTTGTGGTTCAAGTCTGTACAAGCAGCCAACAAGGAAGCTGAGGAACAAGACAAGAGGGATGGTTATTAA